Proteins encoded together in one Hylaeus volcanicus isolate JK05 chromosome 3, UHH_iyHylVolc1.0_haploid, whole genome shotgun sequence window:
- the LOC128874065 gene encoding spectrin beta chain isoform X4 yields the protein MTTDISVVRGVWDPTLQQEIVDEYEYDGGNSSSRLFERSRIKALAGERELVQKKTFQKWVNSHLVRCSCRIGDLYVDLRDGKMLIKLLEILSGERLPRPTKGKMRIHCLENVDKALQFLREQRVHLENMGSHDIVDGNPRLSLGLIWTIILRFQIQDITIEETDNQETKSAKDALLLWCQMKTAGYHNVNVRNFTTSWRDGLAFNAIIHKHRPDLIQFDKLSKSNAIYNLNNAFNVAEDKLGLTKLLDAEDIFVDHPDEKSIITYVVTYYHYFSKMKQETVQGKRIGKVVGIAMENDRMIHEYESLTSDLLRWIEGTIEALGDRRFANSLVGVQSQLSQFSNYRTVEKPPKFVEKGNLEVLLFTLQSKMRANNQKPYTPKEGKMIADINKAWERLEKAEHERELALREELIRQEKLEQLAARFNRKASMRETWLSENQRLVSQDNFGFDLAAVEAAAKKHEAIETDIFAYEERVQAVMAVSQELEAENYHDIERINARKDNVLRLWNYLIELLHARRMRLELSLQLQQNFQEMLYILDSMEEIKIRLLTDDYGKHLMGVEDLLQKHSLVEADINVLGERVKAVVQQSQRFLEHGEGYRPCDPTIIVERVQQLEDAYAELVRLAVERRARLEESRKLWQFYWDMADEENWIKEKEQIVSTGDIGHDLTTINLLLSKHKALENEIQSHEPQLMSVAAVGDELVRQQHFGSDRIQERLEEILGMWNHLLDLAAFRRKRLEEAVDYHQLFADADDIDIWMLDTLRLVSSEDVGRDEANVQSLLKKHKDVTDELKNYATTIDQLHQQASGLGEQDAKSSEVLERLASIDSRYKELMELAKLRKQRLLDALSLYKLFSESDGVEQWIGEKNRMLETMVPAKDIEDVEIMKHRYNGFEKEMYANASRVAVVNQLARQLLHVEHPNSEQIVARQNELNQKWAELRDKAENKRDELNSAHGVQTFHIECRETVSWIEDKKRILQQTDSLEMDLTGVMTLQRRLSGMERDLAAIQAKLDALEMEAQNIQQQNLEDPEMIRERITQIHTIWEQLTQMLKERDAKLEEAGDLHRFLRDLDHFQTWLTKTQTDVASEDTPTTLADAEKLLTQHQNIKEEIDNYTDDYQKMMEYGERLTSEAGDGDTQYMFLRERLNALKMGWEELHQMWYNRQILLSNSLNLQVFDRDARQAEVLLSQQEHILAKDETPTNFEQAEHMIKRHEAFMTTMDANDEKINSVVQFAGRLVDEGHFAADKVKKKAENINDRRRINREKANQYMEKLKDQLQLQMFLQDCEELGEWVQEKHITAQDETYRSAKTVHSKWTRHQAFEAEIASNKDRLQQLQQAAEELIKQKPDLAEIIKPKVAELADQFEELETTTHDKGERLFDANREVLIHQTCDDIDSWMNELEKQIESTDTGSDLASVNILMQKQQMIETQMAVKARQVTELDKQAEHLQRTVPDDKMEEIKCKKEKVAQRFAQLKAPLIDRQRHLEKKKEAFQFRRDVEDEKLWIAEKMPQATSTEYGNSLFNVHMLKKKNQSLRTEIENHEPRINLVCNNGQKLIDEEHEDSPEFRKLISELTEKWKELKDAVDDRNKHLLQNEKAQQYFFDATEAESWMSEQELYMMVEDRGKDEISAQNLMKKHESLEHAVEDYAETIRQLGETARQLINDQHPLADQIAVKQSQVDKLYAGLKDLAGERRAKLDEALQLFMLNREVDDLEQWIAERELVAGSHELGQDYDHVTLLWERFKEFARDTEAIGSERVAAVNGIADSLIAAGHSDAATIAEWKDGLNEVWQDLLELIETRTQMLQASRELHKFFHDCKDVLGRILEKQNAMSDDLGRDAGSVSALQRKHGNFMQDLSTLQSQVSQIQEESAKLQASYAGDKAREITNREGEVVASWNNLQSLCDERRAKLEDTGDLFRFFNMVRTLMIWMDDVVRQMNTSEKPRDVAGVELLMNNHQSLKAEIDAREDNLMACINLGKDLLARNHYASTQIKEKLAALTDHRNALLHRWEERWENLQLILEVYQFARDAAVAEAWLIAQEPYLMSQELGHTIDEVENLIKKHEAFEKSAAAQEERFSALHRLTTFELKELKRREQEREEEEKRKKEEAAAAEAARLAKATPVTSPDEPPSERAEADGVTSGERPAGEDESHVAHRKASTRTPQPQDKPKEEQRSPTDDEFEGVLQRKHEWESTTKKASNRSWHKVYMVVRGQSLCVYTDQKSYKAAPDQSYKGESPLDLRGATITVANDYTKKKHVFRVKSQSGSDFLFQAKDDAEMNEWVTMLNQAAQGASGASTSRAHTLPAPTQAETKRRSFFTLKKN from the exons ATGACGACCGACATCTCGGTGGTGCGAGGGGTTTGGGACCCCACGTTACAACAAGAGATTGTCGATGAGTACGAATACGACGGGGGAAACTCGAGCTCGAGACTTTTCGAACGTTCACGGATCAAGGCGTTAGCTG GTGAACGTGAATTGGTACAAAAAAAGACTTTCCAGAAATGGGTAAACTCCCATTTGGTTCGGTGTTCATGCCGAATCGGCGATTTGTACGTCGATCTCCGAGACGGGAAGATGCTTATAAAGCTGTTGGAAATTCTGTCCGGGGAACGCTTGCCGCGACcaacgaaaggaaaaatgCGAATTCATTGTTTGGAAAACGTGGATAAAGCCCTGCAATTCTTGCGCGAGCAAAGGGTACATCTGGAGAACATGGGATCTCACGACATAGTCGATGGAAATCCTCGTTTGAGCTTGGGTCTCATCTGGACCATTATTCTCCGTTTCCAAATTCAGGATATCACTATCGAGGAAACGGACAATCAGGAAACGAAATCGGCGAAAGACGCTTTGCTTCTTTGGTGTCAGATGAAGACAGCCGGGTACCACAACGTGAACGTACGGAACTTTACCACGTCCTGGCGCGATGGCTTGGCTTTCAACGCGATCATTCACAAACATCGTCCCGACTTGATTCAGTTCGACAAGCTCTCGAAATCGAACGCCATTTACAATTTGAACAACGCGTTCAACGTGGCCGAGGATAAGCTCGGTCTCACGAAACTTCTCGATGCCGAGGATATATTCGTCGATCATCCGGACGAGAAATCGATCATCACCTACGTGGTAACGTACTATCATTActtctcgaaaatgaaacAGGAAACTGTTCAAGGTAAAAGGATAGGCAAAGTAGTCGGCATCGCGATGGAGAACGACCGCATGATACACGAATACGAAAGCTTGACTAGCGACTTGTTGCGCTGGATCGAGGGCACTATAGAGGCTCTGGGCGACCGTAGATTCGCCAATTCGCTGGTCGGCGTTCAATCGCAGCTTTCACAGTTCTCGAATTATCGTACCGTGGAAAAGCCGCCCAAGTTCGTCGAGAAAGGTAATCTCGAGGTGCTACTGTTTACTCTGCAGTCCAAGATGCGAGCGAACAATCAAAAGCCGTATACACCGAAGGAGGGCAAGATGATCGCGGACATTAACAAAGCATGGGAGAGGCTGGAGAAGGCCGAGCACGAGCGAGAGTTGGCTCTGCGCGAGGAATTGATCCGTCAGGAGAAGTTGGAGCAATTGGCAGCGAGGTTCAATCGAAAAGCCAGCATGCGAGAGACTTGGCTGTCCGAGAATCAACGGTTGGTCTCGCAAGATAATTTCGGTTTCGATCTTGCCGCGGTCGAGGCCGCGGCCAAGAAACACGAAGCCATCGAAACCGACATCTTCGCGTACGAGGAACGAGTTCAAGCGGTGATGGCTGTTTCGCAAGAACTCGAAGCCGAAAACTATCACGATATCGAGCGTATCAACGCGCGCAAGGATAACGTTCTGAGATTGTGGAATTATCTGATAGAATTGCTTCACGCTAGGAGAATGAGATTGGAATTGTCTTTGCAGTTACAACAGAACTTCCAGGAGATGCTGTACATCCTTGACAGCATGGAAGAGATAAAGATACGCTTGCTAACCGATGATTACGGAAAGCACTTGATGGGCGTGGAAGATCTTCTACAGAAGCATTCTCTCGTGGAAGCTGACATCAACGTTTTAGGGGAAAGAGTGAAAGCTGTCGTTCAGCAGAGTCAAAGGTTTTTGGAACACGGGGAAGGTTATCGGCCGTGTGACCCAACCATCATCGTCGAGCGCGTGCAGCAACTCGAAGACGCGTATGCCGAACTGGTCCGTTTGGCCGTTGAACGTCGAGCTAGGTTGGAGGAGTCTCGTAAACTTTGGCAGTTCTACTGGGACATGGCAGACGAGGAGAATTGGATAAAGGAGAAGGAACAAATTGTATCGACGGGAGATATTGGCCACGATCTGACGACTATAAACTTATTGCTGTCGAAACATAAAGCTTTGGAAAACGAAATCCAATCGCACGAACCGCAATTGATGTCCGTGGCCGCTGTTGGAGACGAGCTGGTTCGCCAGCAACACTTTGGCTCCGACCGCATCCAAGAAAGACTTGAAGAGATTCTGGGAATGTGGAATCATCTTCTAGATTTGGCTGCGTTCAGAAGAAAGCGTTTGGAGGAAGCTGTCGACTACCATCAATTGTTCGCAGATGCCGATGACATCGATATTTGGATGCTGGATACCCTGCGACTGGTTTCATCGGAAGACGTCGGTAGAGACGAAGCCAATGTTCAGTCGTTGTTGAAGAAGCACAAAGACGTCACGGACGAGCTTAAGAACTATGCTACCACCATCGATCAGCTTCATCAACAAGCGTCGGGGCTTGGGGAGCAAGACGCCAAGTCATCGGAAGTACTGGAGAGACTCGCTTCCATAGACTCGCGATACAAAGAACTGATGGAGCTGGCCAAGCTGCGCAAGCAAAGACTGTTGGATGCGTTGTCTTTGTATAAGCTGTTTAGCGAATCAGACGGAGTCGAGCAATGGATTGGTGAGAAAAATCGTATGTTGGAAACGATGGTTCCTGCCAAGGACATCGAAGACGTCGAGATCATGAAGCATCGGTACAACGGCTTCGAGAAAGAAATGTACGCGAATGCCTCGCGAGTTGCCGTCGTGAATCAACTGGCGAGACAATTGTTGCACGTCGAACATCCAAATTCCGAGCAAATAGTCGCTCGTCAGAACGAGCTGAACCAGAAGTGGGCCGAATTAAGGGACAAGGCGGAGAATAAACGCGACGAGCTGAATTCCGCTCACGGTGTTCAGACTTTCCACATCGAATGTCGCGAAACTGTTTCCTGGATCGAAGACAAGAAACGTATCCTCCAGCAAACCGATAGTCTCGAGATGGACTTGACCGGTGTTATGACTCTGCAGCGTCGACTGAGCGGAATGGAACGCGACTTGGCAGCTATACAGGCTAAATTGGATGCTTTGGAAATGGAGGCTCAAAACATTCAGCAGCAAAACTTGGAAGATCCAGAGATGATTCGCGAGAGAATTACGCAGATCCATACGATTTGGGAGCAGTTAACTCAGATGTTGAAAGAACGCGATGCCAAGTTAGAGGAAGCGGGTGATTTGCACAGATTCTTGAGAGACCTCGATCACTTCCAGACCTGGCTGACCAAGACGCAAACGGACGTTGCCAGCGAGGACACTCCGACCACCTTGGCCGATGCCGAGAAACTATTAACGCAGCATCAGAACATCAAGGAAGAAATCGACAACTACACCGATGATTATCAGAAGATGATGGAGTACGGCGAGAGGTTGACCAGCGAGGCGGGTGACGGTGATACACAGTACATGTTCCTGAGAGAAAGATTGAACGCTTTGAAAATGGGTTGGGAGGAATTGCATCAAATGTGGTACAATCGGCAAATCTTGTTGTCGAACTCGTTGAATCTACAGGTCTTCGATCGCGACGCTCGCCAGGCAGAGGTGCTTTTGTCTCAGCAAGAACACATTCTCGCCAAGGACGAAACGCCAACCAATTTCGAACAGGCGGAGCATATGATCAAGCGTCACGAGGCCTTTATGACGACGATGGATGCGAACGATGAGAAAATCAACTCTGTCGTGCAATTCGCCGGAAGACTTGTCGACGAGGGTCACTTCGCGGCTGACAAAGTCAAAAAGAAGGCAGAGAACATCAACGATCGTCGCCGTATCAATCGCGAGAAGGCCAATCAGTATATGGAGAAGCTGAAAGATCAACTGCAATTGCAAATGTTCTTGCAGGACTGCGAAGAATTGGGCGAGTGGGTGCAGGAGAAGCATATCACGGCCCAGGATGAAACTTATAGAAGCGCGAAAACCGTGCACAGTAAATGGACGAGACATCAAGCCTTCGAGGCGGAGATCGCGAGCAACAAGGACCGTCTGCAGCAGTTGCAACAGGCCGccgaagaattaattaaacagaaacCGGATTTGGCCGAGATCATCAAACCCAAGGTGGCCGAATTGGCCGATCAGTTCGAGGAACTTGAAACCACCACTCACGATAAAGGAGAACGTCTGTTCGATGCCAATCGGGAGGTTCTCATACACCAGACTTGCGACGACATCGATTCTTGGATGAACGAGCTGGAGAAACAGATCGAGAGTACCGACACTGGTTCCGACTTGGCATCCGTCAACATCTTGATGCAGAAACAACAAATGATCGAGACGCAAATGGCGGTAAAGGCGCGACAGGTGACAGAGCTCGATAAACAGGCAGAACATTTGCAACGTACCGTTCCCGATGATAAGATGGAAGAGATTAAATGCAAGAAGGAGAAGGTCGCGCAGAGATTCGCTCAATTGAAGGCGCCTCTGATCGATCGCCAGCGTCATCtcgagaagaagaaggaggcGTTCCAATTTAGGCGCGACGTGGAGGATGAGAAACTCTGGATCGCTGAGAAGATGCCGCAGGCTACCAGTACGGAGTACGGGAACTCTTTGTTCAACGTGCATAtgttgaaaaagaagaacCAGTCTCTCCGCACGGAAATCGAGAATCACGAGCCTAGGATCAACTTGGTATGCAATAATGGACAGAAACTGATCGACGAGGAACACGAAGACAGCCCCGAGTTCCGAAAACTTATATCCGAGTTGACCGAAAAATGGAAGGAGTTGAAGGATGCCGTGGACGATAGAAACAAGCATCTGCTTCAAAACGAGAAGGCTCAGCAGTACTTCTTCGACGCAACCGAGGCCGAGTCCTGGATGAGCGAACAAGAACTGTACATGATGGTGGAAGATCGTGGCAAGGACGAAATTTCTGCTCAGAATCTGATGAAGAAACACGAATCGTTGGAGCACGCCGTTGAAGACTACGCGGAGACGATCCGTCAGCTGGGAGAAACGGCCAGGCAGCTTATCAACGATCAGCATCCTTTGGCTGATCAGATTGCCGTTAAACAGTCACAGGTGGATAAGTTGTACGCCGGATTGAAAGATCTGGCTGGCGAACGACGAGCCAAGTTGGACGAGGCGCTTCAGCTGTTCATGCTTAACAGAGAGGTGGATGATCTGGAACAATGGATCGCGGAGAGAGAATTGGTCGCGGGAAGCCACGAGTTGGGCCAGGATTATGATCACGTGACGCTCTTGTGGGAGAGATTCAAAGAGTTCGCTCGAGACACGGAAGCGATAGGCTCCGAGAGAGTTGCAGCGGTGAATGGCATCGCAGATTCGTTGATCGCAGCTGGCCATTCCGACGCAGCGACTATCGCCGAATGGAAGGATGGCTTGAACGAGGTCTGGCAAGACTTGCTCGAGCTGATCGAGACGCGTACGCAAATGCTGCAAGCTAGCCGCGAGCTGCACAAGTTCTTCCACGATTGTAAGGATGTGCTGGGCAGAATTCTGGAAAAACAAAACGCCATGTCCGACGATCTTGGTCGCGACGCTGGCTCTGTGTCTGCTCTTCAACGAAAGCACGGTAATTTCATGCAAGATCTGTCCACGCTGCAGAGTCAAGTATCGCAGATCCAGGAGGAATCTGCTAAGCTGCAAGCAAGCTACGCCGGCGACAAGGCCAGGGAGATAACAAACCGCGAGGGAGAAGTTGTGGCTTCGTGGAACAATCTCCAGTCGCTCTGCGACGAAAGAAGAGCGAAATTAGAGGACACCGGCGATCTATTCCGCTTCTTCAACATGGTCAGAACTCTAATGATCTGGATGGATGACGTCGTGCGTCAAATGAACACCTCTGAGAAGCCTCGTGACGTCGCTGGTGTCGAGCTTCTGATGAACAATCATCAGAGTTTGAAGGCTGAGATCGACGCCAGAGAGGACAACTTAATGGCGTGTATTAATCTAGGAAAGGACTTATTAGCTAGGAACCATTATGCCAGTACTCAAATCAAGGAAAAATTGGCAGCTCTCACTGATCATAGAAACGCATTGCTGCATAGATGGGAAGAACGTTGGGAGAACTTGCAGCTCA TTCTGGAAGTCTATCAATTCGCCAGGGATGCCGCGGTCGCTGAGGCATGGCTAATTGCTCAAGAACCATATCTTATGAGCCAAGAACTTGGT CACACGATCGATGAAGTTGAGAATCTAATTAAGAAACATGAAGCATTCGAAAAGTCGGCAGCTGCACAAGAGGAAAGGTTCAGTGCCTTGCATCGACTCACCACG TTTGAGTTGAAAGAGTTGAAGAGAAGAGAACAGGAGcgagaggaagaagagaaacgtAAGAAAGAAGAAGCAGCAGCAGCCGAGGCAGCTCGATTAGCTAAAGCAACGCCGGTAACTAGTCCAGATGAACCGCCCAGTGAAAG aGCCGAAGCTGATGGTGTAACTAGTGGAGAACGTCCTGCCGGCGAAGACGAATCACATG TGGCACATCGCAAGGCTTCTACACGTACACCACAGCCTCAAGATAAACCGAAGGAAG AGCAACGAAGTCCTACCGATGACGAATTCGAAGGCGTGTTGCAAAGAAAACACGAATGGGAGAGCACAACAAAGAAGGCGTCCAATCGGTCCTGGCACAAGGTGTACATGGTTGTTCGTGGCCAAAGTTTGTGCGTATATACGGACCAAAAATCGTACAAAGCAGCTCCTGATCAATCGTACAAGGGAGAAAGTCCTCTCGATCTGAGAGGTGCAACTATTACCGTAGCGAACGATTACACCAAGAAGAAACACGTCTTCCGAGTAAA ATCGCAAAGCGGATCCGACTTCCTGTTCCAGGCCAAAGACGATGCTGAGATGAACGAATGGGTTACAATGCTGAATCAAGCAGCACAGGGTGCATCAGGTGCAAGTACGTCCAGGGCACATACTTTGCCCGCGCCCACACAAGCCGAAACCAAGCGGCGTAGCTTCTTCACTCTCAAGAAAAA CTAA